A region from the Canis lupus dingo isolate Sandy chromosome 9, ASM325472v2, whole genome shotgun sequence genome encodes:
- the LOC125755726 gene encoding keratin-associated protein 4-12-like, which yields MSESCCSPCCQPTCCRTTCCEPSCCGSSCCEPCCCRPTCCHTTCCRTTCCKPACSVSSCCQPSCCGSSGCGSSCCQPCCCRPTCCQTTCCRTTCCKPACCVSSCCQPCCCRPTCCQTTCCRTTCCKPACCVSSCCQPCCCRPTCCQTTCCRTTCCKPACCVSSCCQPSCCGSSGCGSSCCQPCCCRPTCCQTTCCRTTCCKPTCCVSSCCQPCCHPSCCCTPCSQPACCTPVICRRTCYQPTCCCLPGCLAQGCGSSCCQPCCC from the coding sequence ATGAGTGAATCGTGCTGCTCCCCGTGCTGCCAGCCCACGTGCTGCAGGACCACCTGCTGCGAACCCAGCTGCTGTGGATCCAGCTGCTGCGAGCCTTGCTGCTGCCGCCCAACGTGCTGTCACACCACCTGCTGCAGGACCACGTGCTGCAAGCCCGCATGCTctgtgtccagctgctgccaaCCCAGCTGCTGTGGGTCCAGCGGCTGCgggtccagctgctgccagccttgctgctgCCGCCCAACGTGCTGTCAGACCACCTGCTGTAGGACCACGTGCTGCAAGCCCGcatgctgtgtgtccagctgctgccagccttgctgctgCCGCCCAACGTGCTGTCAGACCACCTGCTGTAGGACCACGTGCTGCAAGCCCGcatgctgtgtgtccagctgctgccagccttgctgctgCCGCCCAACGTGCTGTCAGACCACCTGCTGTAGGACCACCTGCTGCAAGCCCGcatgctgtgtgtccagctgctgccagcccagcTGCTGTGGGTCCAGTGGCTGCgggtccagctgctgccagccttgctgctgCCGCCCAACTTGCTGTCAAACCACCTGCTGTAGGACCACCTGCTGCAAGCCCAcatgctgtgtgtccagctgctgccagccttgctgcCACCCCAGTTGCTGCTGCACTCCCTGCTCCCAGCCAGCTTGCTGCACCCCCGTTATCTGCAGGAGAACCTGCTACCAGCCCACCTGCTGCTGCCTGCCCGGGTGCCTAGCCCAGGGCTGTGgatccagctgctgccagccttgctgctgCTGA